A region of the Nitrospirota bacterium genome:
ATCTCTCCGGATTACTGCAGTAGAAATACAGGAAGATATGGCCAGGCTTGCGGAACGTAATGTTAAACTGAATAACATGGAACATAGTATCTCTGTTTTAAACATGGATGTAAAAGAGTTGTATAAAGCCCTGCCATCATCGCACTTTGATTATATAGTGACAAACCCTCCCTACAGGCGGCCAACCTCCGGACGTACCAGCCCTGACAAAACGAGGTCTGTTTCAAACCATGAGTTATCTGTGACAATAAATGACATCATGAAGGTTAGCCAGCATTTGCTTAAGGTGCGCGGCCGAATTAGTCTTATATATATTGCTGACAGGTTGGTTGACTTATTCGCGGCGATGAGGAGTTGCAGGATTGAACCTAAAGAAATGCGATGTATCCTCTCCAATAAAGAAGGTGTTTCAAGGTTTGTCCGGGTTGAAGGAGTGAGAGATGGAAAGCCAGGGCTGAATTTATCATGCTTTAGTAAACACCTTTGATTACGGGCTATGGAAAGACTTTTTTTATTTAGCTATTGAAATAATTTTAAAATCGTGTAAAATTCACATTCAATCACAAAAAGTGATCTACTGATACTATAGTAGAAGTCAGATAGGTAGAATGCAGAAGAGAGAGTAGATGCTAAATTGCGCTGTTTGTTGGTATCTTCCCACAGACCATCCCTATTGGGAAAATTAGGTTATAAGATGGGTATTTTTTTTCTCACTTAAAAAATCTTGCTAATCTGATTAATACGTTATCAGTGAAAAACAGCTTTGTTTTCAGCTAAAATCAACCGAGCGAATGGCACGCAACTTGCTTCCTTCTAATCCAATAACATTATGAAACCACAATGGTATGCAGTTCATACTAAGCCCCGGCAGGAGGCCGTAGCTGAGGCATTTCTGAGGCAATCTGGAGTTGAAATCTTTTATCCCAGGATAGGGCCATCCAAATCATTATTTACAGGTTACATATTTGCTAAATTCGATCCTGACACACAGTTGAGATTAGTGAAATATTCCAGAGGAGTCAGTTCAGTTGTCAATTTTGGGGATAAACCTTCCCCAGTGGATGAAATGCTCATTGAAGGGATAAATCTGAGGATTAAAGATGGTTTTGTGGTTCTTGATCCCCCATCATTTACAAAAGGGGAGAGGGTCGAAATTAAAGAGGGGCCATTAGAAGGTATCAGCGGAATATTCGACAGCCGCGTAAAAGACTCAGACAGAGTTATCATACTGCTGAATGCCATAGCATCGCAGTCCAGGATTGTCGTTTCCTCCGCGAGCCTTCGCAGGTCCTCTTAAAAACCAACGTTTAAGGTATCATTTTTTTACATAATTGTTTCGCTTTCTAAAGCAACTTATATGGTTGCCGAAGTTATTAACATATTATATTACACCATCAGGTTTTATACCTGTAGTGGCGGCAGCTTGCCTGGTATCTTTTAAATCATGAAAAAATCTCCTGTTAGAAATAAACTGCTTGCGACGATAAGGAATAAAATAGCTGACATCCTTTCCGGAACAAATGGGAAAATCATGTTTAATTCTTCTCAAGCAAACAACACATTACTTGATGATGATTACGAACTTTACATAGAACACTATTTTAATCAAAGACTTTGTTTTGAAAGAAAACGTAC
Encoded here:
- a CDS encoding methyltransferase, whose protein sequence is MSPPLEKGGEGGFETGSSDETLDEIEDVRILQPKKGHRFTTDSVLLARLSTPKKYAKVLELGTGCGVVSIILSRRTPSLRITAVEIQEDMARLAERNVKLNNMEHSISVLNMDVKELYKALPSSHFDYIVTNPPYRRPTSGRTSPDKTRSVSNHELSVTINDIMKVSQHLLKVRGRISLIYIADRLVDLFAAMRSCRIEPKEMRCILSNKEGVSRFVRVEGVRDGKPGLNLSCFSKHL